A genome region from Deltaproteobacteria bacterium includes the following:
- a CDS encoding ribbon-helix-helix protein, CopG family — protein sequence MLAIRLDEKLSSRLDALAQKTGRSKTWCAQKAIETYIDDMEDAALAAAAFEEYRLDGGASSPLDEVRRRLGLED from the coding sequence ATGCTTGCCATACGACTGGACGAAAAACTCTCCTCGCGCCTGGATGCCCTGGCGCAAAAGACGGGCAGGTCCAAGACATGGTGTGCCCAAAAGGCCATCGAGACATATATTGACGATATGGAGGACGCTGCTCTTGCAGCAGCCGCTTTTGAAGAATACCGTCTCGACGGTGGTGCGTCTTCCCCTCTCGATGAAGTGAGGCGCCGTCTTGGGTTGGAGGATTGA